From Pelmatolapia mariae isolate MD_Pm_ZW linkage group LG1, Pm_UMD_F_2, whole genome shotgun sequence, one genomic window encodes:
- the dennd5a gene encoding DENN domain-containing protein 5A isoform X1 yields the protein MTTGFSSGSCRFADYFVICGLDTESGLEPDELSALCQYIEATKFRDGARGKLANEGENFEQSPLRRTFKSKVLAHYPDNVEWNPFDQDAVGMLCMPKGLSFRTQMDSREPQFHSFIITREDGSRTYGFALTFFEEVTSKQICSAMQTLYHMHNAEQYDILHTPTSPQGPEDQRHQHTPSRPMLHAAPAISRLQRFNSYDISRDTLYVSKCICLITPMAFAQACSKVLQQLHQAVSSPQPPPLPLESYIYNILYEVPLPPSGRSLKFSGVYGPVVCQRPSTSELPLFDFAISEMFNLLGVENVLQLFTCALLEMQILLYSQHYQRLMTVAESITALMFPFQWQHVYVPILPASLLHFLDAPVPYLMGLHSNGQDDRTKLELPQEANLCFVDIDNHFIELPEELPQFPNKLEFIQEISEVLMSFGVSPEGNIYSSDSQAKYRGFRAADMVSDKRNGNLASPLNSYLLRENETIARLQALVKRTGVSLDKLEVREDASSNKDGRVQCDEEELKMHQLNIQVREVFANRFTQMFADYEVFVIQPSHDKESWFTNRDQMQNFDKASFLSDQPEPYLPFLSRFLETQMFASFIDSKILCHDDEEKEHTLRVFDARVDKIRMLNVRTPTLRTSMYQKCTNIEEAEKAIEMRVSKIDHTALHPHLLDMKIGQGRYEQGFFPRLQSDVLSTGPTSNKWAKRSAPAQWRRRDRQKQHAEHLYLDNDQREHVECLFPELQLLLFLDYYWLSQSFKPCLKSVTVDVKYIQEARNLGTTIRQPKLSNLSPSVIAQTNWKFVEGLLKECRNKTKRMLVEKMGREAVELGHGEVSITGVEENTLIASLCDLLERIWSHGLQVKQGKSALWSHLLHYQDSKEKKNATPGSLGPPGFIHDTERRKSDGGGSVMPPLKISLIQDMRHIQNISEIKTDVGKARAWVRLSMEKKLLSRHLKQLLSDHELTKKLYKRYAFLRCDDEKEQFLYHLLSFNAVDYFCFTNVFTTIMIPYHVVVVPSKKLGGSMFTANPWVCVSGELAETGVLQVPRNTLEITFECQNLGKLTTVQMGHDNTGLYAKWLVECVVVRNEITGHTYKFPCGRWLGKGVDDGSLERILVGELMTPSSENDERMCRTPPMQQSPGMMRRFVTISPNSKPKLNTGQIQEGVGEAINGIVKHFHKPEKERGSLTLLLCGEYGLVWALEQVFQHGFKSPRLFKNVFIWDFLEKAQVYFESAEQREVTPDENWQTRVRHFCRFMRAINNAPRNIGKDGKFQMLVCLGARDHLLHHWIALLADCPITSQMYEDTALIKDRSLVNSLIRVLQTLQEFNITLEASLVKGVGI from the exons CTTTATGCCAGTATATAGAAGCTACTAAATTCAGAGATGGGGCCAGAGGAAAACTGGCAAATGAAG GTGAGAATTTTGAGCAGAGTCCACTGCGGAGAACCTTTAAATCCAAAGTCCTAGCACATTATCCAGACAATGTCGAGTGGAATCCTTTTGACCAGGATGCAGTGGGCATG CTCTGTATGCCAAAGGGTCTGTCGTTCAGGACGCAGATGGACTCTCGGGAGCCTCAGTTCCACTCTTTTATCATCACCAGAGAGGATGGCTCTCGGACCTATGGCTTTGCCCTCACCTTCTTCGAGGAGGTGACCAGTAAGCAGATCTGCAGTGCCATGCAGACTCTTTACCACATGCACAACGCAGAGCAGTATGATATCTTGCACACTCCCACCTCCCCACAAGGACCCGAGGACCAGAGACACCAACACACCCCTTCTCGTCCCATGCTCCACGCCGCACCCGCCATCTCTCGTTTGCAGCGTTTTAACTCGTACGACATAAGCCGCGACACGCTATACGTGTCAAAGTGCATCTGCCTGATAACACCCATggccttcgctcaggcctgcAGCAAagtgctgcagcagcttcatcagGCTGTCTCTTCCCCACAACCCCCACCCCTTCCCCTAGAGAGCTACATCTACAACATCCTCTACGAGGTTCCCTTGCCACCTTCTGGGCGATCCCTCAAGTTCTCAGGCGTCTACGGGCCTGTGGTGTGCCAGAGGCCAAGCACATCAGAGCTGCCTCTCTTTGACTTTGCCATCAGTGAAATGTTTAACCTGCTGGGGGTGGAGAACGTTCTTCAGCTGTTCACGTGTGCCCTGCTAGAGATGCAGATACTGCTCTACTCACAGC ATTACCAGAGGCTGATGACGGTGGCAGAGAGCATCACAGCCTTAATGTTCCCCTTCCAGTGGCAGCATGTGTACGTTCCCATCCTGCCCGCCTCCCTTCTCCATTTCCTCGATGCTCCTGTGCCGTATCTAATGGGCCTCCACTCCAATGGGCAGGATGACCGCACCAAGCTAGAGCTGCCACAGGAG GCAAACTTGTGTTTTGTGGACATTGATAATCACTTCATTGAACTGCCAGAGGAGTTGCCACAGTTTCCCAACAAACTCGAGTTCATTCAGGAGATCTCCGAGGTGCTCATGTCCTTCGGCGTGTCTCCAGAGGGAAACATTTACTCCAGCGACAGCCAGGCCAAGTACCGGGGCTTCCGAGCAGCTGATATGGTCTCTGACAAGCGTAACGGCAATCTGGCCTCACCCCTCAACTCCTACCTTCTGAGAGAGAATGAGACAATTGCCAGACTGCAGGCTCTGGTCAAGCGGACAGGTGTCAGCTTAGACAAG CTGGAGGTCAGAGAGGATGCCAGCAGCAACAAGGATGGGCGGGTTCAGTGTGACGAGGAAGAGCTGAAGATGCACCAGCTCAACATCCAGGTGCGCGAGGTCTTCGCTAACCGGTTCACCCAGATGTTTGCAGACTATGAGGTGTTTGTCATCCAGCCGAGTCATGACAAAGAGTCCTGGTTCACCAATCGAGACCAGATGCAGAACTTTGACAAG gcCTCCTTCCTGTCTGACCAGCCAGAACCCTACCTGCCCTTCCTGTCACGTTTCTTGGAGACGCAGATGTTTGCGTCCTTCATCGACAGTAAGATCCTCTGTCACGATGATGAGGAGAAGGAGCACACGCTGAGGGTGTTTGATGCTCGCGTGGATAAGATCCGCATGCTGAATGTGCGCACGCCCACGCTGCGTACTTCTATGTATCAGAAGTGCACAAACATCGAAGAAGCAG AGAAAGCCATTGAGATGAGAGTCTCAAAGATCGACCACACTGCCCTGCACCCCCACCTGCTGGACATGAAGATCGGCCAGGGGCGCTACGAGCAGGGCTTCTTCCCCCGACTGCAGTCTGATGTGCTCTCCACTGGACCCACCAGCAACAA ATGGGCCAAGAGGAGCGCTCCGGCTCAGTGGAGGAGGAGGGATCGGCAGAAGCAGCATGCTGAGCACCTTTATTTAGACAATGACCAGAGAGAG CATGTAGAGTGTTTGTTTCCGGAGCTCCAGCTCCTGCTGTTTCTTGACTACTACTGGCTCTCGCAGTCCTTCAAGCCCTGTCTAAAGTCGGTGACTGTGGACGTG AAATACATCCaggaagccagaaacttgggcACAACCATCAGACAGCCTAAACTGTCCAACCTGTCACCGTCTGTCATCGCTCAGACTAACTGGAAATTTGTTGAAGGATTGCTGAAGGAGTGCAGGAACAAG ACCAAACGTATGCTGGTAGAGAAGATGGGGCGTGAGGCTGTGGAGTTGGGCCACGGAGAGGTCAGCATCACCGGTGTTGAGGAAAACACCCTGATTGCAAGTCTCTGTGACCTGCTGGAGAGGATCTGGAGCCACGGGCTGCAGGTTAAACAG GGTAAATCTGCCTTGTGGTCCCACCTGCTGCACTACCAGGAcagcaaagagaagaaaaatgcaACTCCAGGTAGTTTAGGGCCTCCAG GGTTCATTCATGACACCGAGAGACGTAAATCTGACGGCGGCGGATCGGTTATGCCTCCCCTGAAAATCTCCCTGATCCAGGACATGAG gCACATTCAGAACATAAGTGAGATTAAGACAGATGTGGGCAAGGCCCGAGCCTGGGTTCGCCTCTCTATGGAGAAGAAGCTCCTTTCCAGACACCTgaagcagctgctttcagatCACGAGCTTACAAA gAAGCTATACAAGCGCTACGCCTTCCTGCGCTGTGACGATGAGAAGGAGCAATTTCTTTACCACCTCCTGTCCTTTAATGCTGTGGATTACTTCTGTTTCACCAACGTCTTCACAACCATCA tgATCCCCTACCACGTGGTGGTTGTTCCCAGTAAGAAGTTGGGTGGCTCCATGTTCACAGCCAACCCTTGGGTGTGTGTTTCTGGTGAGCTGGCGGAGACCGGAGTCCTGCAGGTCCCCAGAAATACTCTGGAGATTACTTTTGAG TGCCAGAACCTGGGCAAACTCACCACAGTGCAGATGGGTCACGATAACACAGGGCTCTATGCGAAGTGGCTGGTGGAGTGTGTTGTGGTCCGCAACGAGATCACGGGGCACACTTACAA GTTTCCGTGCGGCCGCTGGTTGGGGAAGGGCGTGGATGACGGCAGCCTGGAGAGGATCCTGGTGGGAGAGCTGATGACCCCCAGCTCGGAGAACGATGAACGGATGTGCCGCACACCCCCCATGCAGCAGTCCCCGGGAATGATGAGGAGATTTGTTACCATCTCGCCAAACAGCAAACCAA AGCTAAACACAGGTCAGATCCAGGAGGGAGTGGGAGAGGCAATCAATGGGATTGTAAAGCACTTCCACAAGCCAGAGAAGGAG AGAGGCAGCCTGACCCTCCTGCTCTGTGGGGAGTACGGCCTCGTCTGGGCTCTGGAGCAAGTTTTCCAGCACGGTTTCAAATCACCGCGACtctttaaaaatgtcttcatcTGGGACTTTTTGG aaaAGGCACAAGTTTACTTTGAAAGTGCTGAGCAGCGTGAGGTGACCCCGGATGAAAACTGGCAAACCAGAGTGCGCCACTTCTGCCGCTTCATGCGCGCCATCAACAACGCTCCCAGAAACATCGGCAAGGACGGGAAGTTCCAAATGCTCGTCTGTCTGGGCGCAAG